CCAAGCTGATCGCCGTGCTGGAAGCCGACGAAACCAGCGCGGGCGTGATGCTGTCGCAAATGTAAATTTCGAAAAGCCAAGAAAAAAAGCTCCCGGACGGACCGGGAGCCGAATAGATACAAAGTATCCTCATCGCTGATCACGAAGACGGACTAAATCAGCTCCAGCCGCCCCGCTCACAAGATAAATTGTAACAGAGGTTGTGTATTGAAGGCAACCACATTTGGTCAAATATATTTGGCTGAGTCGCTTTTTTTACCGCTCTTTTCATTTTTCCGCGGCGCGCGGCACCTGCGGCAGTGCGCAGCGCGAATGCCGTCCTTCCACCGTGCAAGTATTCCGCTCACGGCCGTCGCGGTCGTGGACCACCACGTCCCAGCGGTCCGCGCCGCGCCTTTCCATCGTCATGAAGCCAAAGCCGTCGATCCATGAACTCATGGCCTCGACCATGGCGCCGGGCGCCGGCGAGGTGCCGGGCGCGACCTTCGCCGGCAGCGGTACGATGTCTTCCGCCGTGCCCGCGAAGCCGCTGACGAACTGCGTCGGATGATCCGAGGAGAAACTGACCTGCTCCCACAGGTGCACGTGGCCGGACAGCAGCATGTCGACGTTCGGGGGCAGCAGGCGCGGATCGATCGCACCGAAGGCCTGGACCAGGCCGGCGTCGCCGCCGAACAGCGAGATGGCGCCGGTCTTCCTGTCCTGCAGGGCGCCGAAGCCGTACAGCGGGTGGTGGTCGACGGCGATGGTGTGGCGTGCGCGGCCGGCCAGGGCCGCGATCCTGCGGTAGGTATCGCCGTATTTTTCCAGGCGCACATCGCCGGGCTTGAAGCCCTTGTAGCTGGTGTTGGCGCTGTCGAACACCAGCAGCTGCGCGTCGCCCCCGAGCGGCACGGCATAGGGATCGGTGTAGTCGGCCTGCCCGTCGCGCGCCGGATCGTCGCAGCCGCCGCCGGCCGGCAGCGGGCGCGGATCGAGGTAGCGCCACCAGCCCTGCCCGCCCCGCGCGCAGTTTTCGTGGTTGCCGCGCGCCACCACCCAGGGCGCCGCGCCCAGCAGCGTCCGCGCCGGCGCAAAGAAATCGGCATTCCAGGCGTCCCAGCCGTAACCGAAGGGGCTGCCGGCGCAGCCGGGGTGGTCGGCCGGGCAGGCGTCTTCGCGGTAGTGGTAGTCGCCCACGTGGATGACCAGGTCGGGCTTCCAGGCCGCCGCGCTGGCGGCGACGCGGGCGAAGGGGAAGGCCTCGGGGTCGTTACAGTCCTGGAATTCATGGCCCTTCAGGCGGCAGCCGGTATCGCCGATCACGACGATGCGCTTCGGCTCGGCCACCGGCAGCGGCAGCGCGCGGCCGGCCAGCAGCACGCTCCTGGTCCCGGCCGGCAATACTGCCTCGCAGCTCTGCACCTTCGATGACGGCGGCGCAGGCTGCCCTTTGGCGCCCGGCGCTTGCGGACGCAGGGGAATCGCCGACAGCGGCGAGCGCACCGCCATCGCCGTGGCGTGGCCGTCGATCTCGATCGCCGGGCAGCCTGGCGCGGTGGTGATGGCGCGCGCAATCGCGGCGCCGTCGTCGCCGAGGACGACGAAGGCGGCCTGCAGCGGCTCGTGCACGGCGGACCGCGGCGGCATGCTGGCGCAGCCGGCGAGCGCCGCCGAGGCCAGGAGGGTCAAGGAAAAACGCGTCGAAAACATGGGCCCTCCCGGAGAAAAGTGTGGAATTTACCACATCTCAGCACGCGCATTCCCGAGAAGCAAACTAACGCTTATCCATTCTGGGTATAAGCATAATCCTAATCGTTATTGGTCAGGCAATTGCCCGACTGCTATCCTCGCACCCCTTCGCGGCCAGGGAGCCGCGCCAAACACAGAGAATCAAGAACATGAGCGTCAAATTCAACCGTCCCAATCCGTCCCGCGCCCTGCTCGCGCTGGGCCTGATCGCTTCCGCCCTGCCTGCCGCCCAGGCACAGGAGAATGCCGGCGCCCAGCCGGCCGCCAACCCCGAGATGCAGGCCGTGGTCGTCACCGGCACCCGTTCGCTGAACCGCCGCACGCTCGAGACCGAATCGCCGGTCGACGTCATCTCCAGCAAGGAGCTGCTGGGCACCGGCTCGAGCGAACTCGCGACTGTGCTGTCGCGCCTGCTGCCCTCGATGAACTTCCCGCGCCCGGTCGGCGCCGACGCCAGCGACGCCGTGCGTCCGGCGCAGCTGCGCGGCCTGTCGCCCGACCAGACCCTGGTGCTGGTGAACGGCAAGCGCCGCCATGCCTCGGCGGTGGTCAACGTCAACGGCAGCCTGGGCCGCGGCTCGGCCCCGGTCGACCTGAACGCGATTCCGCTGGCCGCGATCGACCACATCGAAGTGCTGCGCGACGGCGCCGCCGCCCAGTACGGCTCGGATGCGATCGCCGGCGTGGTCAACATCATCCTCAAGAAGGGCGCCGACGGCGGCGAGCTCGAGGCCCAGTACGGCGAA
This window of the Massilia sp. WG5 genome carries:
- a CDS encoding metallophosphoesterase, whose protein sequence is MFSTRFSLTLLASAALAGCASMPPRSAVHEPLQAAFVVLGDDGAAIARAITTAPGCPAIEIDGHATAMAVRSPLSAIPLRPQAPGAKGQPAPPSSKVQSCEAVLPAGTRSVLLAGRALPLPVAEPKRIVVIGDTGCRLKGHEFQDCNDPEAFPFARVAASAAAWKPDLVIHVGDYHYREDACPADHPGCAGSPFGYGWDAWNADFFAPARTLLGAAPWVVARGNHENCARGGQGWWRYLDPRPLPAGGGCDDPARDGQADYTDPYAVPLGGDAQLLVFDSANTSYKGFKPGDVRLEKYGDTYRRIAALAGRARHTIAVDHHPLYGFGALQDRKTGAISLFGGDAGLVQAFGAIDPRLLPPNVDMLLSGHVHLWEQVSFSSDHPTQFVSGFAGTAEDIVPLPAKVAPGTSPAPGAMVEAMSSWIDGFGFMTMERRGADRWDVVVHDRDGRERNTCTVEGRHSRCALPQVPRAAEK